Below is a window of Desulfolucanica intricata DNA.
TAGTTCAGATCAAATTTATCAATTGCTTTCATTAAACCAATACTTCCTATTTGAAACAGATCCTCTAACTCATAACCCCTGTTTGTAAAGCGTTTAACTAAATTAAAAACAAGCTTTAGGTTACAATTTACAAGTCTATCTCGTGCTTCAGTATCTCCGGACTGTGCTTTTTTCAGCAGTTCGCGCATTTCTTCATCTTTTAATAATGGGAAGCGAGGTAAATTCATTTCTAAAAGTTTGGTACTCATAAAAATCCCCGCCCTATTGTTCTGACATTATTTTGGAATTTACGCTTTTCGTCATAATTACTTTAGTTCCCTTCCCTGGACTGGAATCAACTTTTAGAGAATCCATGAATGACTGCATAAATACAAAACCCAACCCCATTCTTTCCGGATCCGTGGTATATGAAGGTTGAAGAGCACGTTTTATATCTTTTATACCTATACCGCTATCTTCTACAATTATTTCCATTTTATTCGGATACAACTTAATTTCTATAGTTACCAGTTTATCAGCCTGGTTACCATAAGCATGCACAATAGCATTTGCCACAGCCTCAGATACAGCTACCTTTATTTCTTCTAAATCATTTATTGTATATTCTAATTGACTGGCAAAAGCCGCAGCTGAAACCCTGGCAAAGGCAACGTTTTCCGGAATACTTAAAATACTCATTCTTACATGATTAAATAAAGTCATAATAAATCCTCCTTTATCCGATTTTAGCCAGGGCTTCCTGCTCGGAAGTATATTCCTTCATAATTCGTAATAAACCGGAAAGCTCCAAAATACGCTTAACCTGTGGATGAATTCCTACCAGTCCCATCTTACCTCCATTTTGGTTAACTTTCTTATATCTCCCCAGGATAACCCCTAAAGCAGAACTGTCGATAAAAGACACAGAGTTCATGTTCAAAATAACATTTTTCACAGGAT
It encodes the following:
- the spoIIAB gene encoding anti-sigma F factor, with amino-acid sequence MTLFNHVRMSILSIPENVAFARVSAAAFASQLEYTINDLEEIKVAVSEAVANAIVHAYGNQADKLVTIEIKLYPNKMEIIVEDSGIGIKDIKRALQPSYTTDPERMGLGFVFMQSFMDSLKVDSSPGKGTKVIMTKSVNSKIMSEQ
- the spoIIAA gene encoding anti-sigma F factor antagonist, with translation MLIDLEVKEDILLVRLGGELDLRVVNYLRDTLEDALSNNPVKNVILNMNSVSFIDSSALGVILGRYKKVNQNGGKMGLVGIHPQVKRILELSGLLRIMKEYTSEQEALAKIG